In Paraburkholderia phenazinium, the following are encoded in one genomic region:
- a CDS encoding c-type cytochrome, with the protein MNHERVFSVRNPWFVTSVGGTIALAVVSILIGFIWLPSANGDFSGHGLWATICSAAGAPSSWYGGGANVAGPAPSEVVVLPPPRHVSVDAGSIGRGATIATQNCSMCHGVLGTVQVTAPALAGQYADVIYKELRDYQNGLRANAIMQPIIHNRSDQDLHDLAAYYASLQRAAPAQPGAADAAQDADAVKLAMQGDPIRNIAPCAACHGQLDRKGAAPWLGGQSSIYLAAQMQRFASGERRNDINEQMRNVARHLTPQEIDGLAKYYAAQP; encoded by the coding sequence ATGAATCACGAACGCGTCTTCAGCGTGCGCAATCCATGGTTCGTGACGAGCGTGGGCGGCACGATTGCGCTTGCCGTCGTATCGATCCTGATCGGCTTTATCTGGCTGCCGTCGGCCAACGGCGATTTCAGCGGGCACGGCTTGTGGGCGACCATTTGCAGCGCGGCAGGCGCGCCGTCGAGCTGGTACGGCGGCGGGGCGAACGTGGCGGGCCCGGCGCCCAGCGAGGTCGTCGTGCTGCCGCCGCCGCGGCATGTGAGTGTCGATGCGGGTTCGATCGGCCGCGGCGCGACCATCGCGACGCAGAACTGCTCGATGTGTCACGGTGTGCTCGGCACCGTGCAGGTCACGGCACCGGCGCTCGCCGGTCAATATGCGGATGTGATCTACAAGGAGTTGCGCGACTATCAGAACGGGCTGCGCGCCAACGCGATCATGCAGCCGATCATCCACAATCGCAGCGATCAGGATCTGCACGATCTGGCGGCGTACTACGCTTCGCTGCAACGTGCTGCGCCGGCCCAACCCGGCGCCGCCGACGCCGCGCAGGATGCGGATGCGGTCAAGCTGGCGATGCAAGGCGACCCGATCCGCAATATCGCGCCGTGCGCCGCGTGCCACGGCCAGCTAGATCGTAAAGGCGCCGCGCCGTGGCTCGGCGGCCAGTCGTCGATCTATCTGGCCGCCCAAATGCAGCGCTTTGCGAGCGGCGAGCGCCGCAACGACATCAACGAGCAGATGCGCAATGTGGCGCGGCATCTGACGCCGCAGGAAATTGACGGGCTGGCGAAGTACTACGCGGCGCAGCCTTAG
- a CDS encoding methyl-accepting chemotaxis protein — protein sequence MLTKLSIRACLTLMIAFFGIVLLIGAAAGLLSLRASNDSLQQMYTVDTPAVADLEGSAGQLLRLRLALATYASLVDLNDQDGASAVLQRFDQYLKVSNDRLAHYVSRAGSDDDEQRLIKDMTDKRDIFLHEGVEPAMAALKSGDKPTFQQLQAHKLPSLYNAYEKSMLTLEQLQLDHGAQRYQDAQDRFFAVSVAVAVGMVLALVFSWLGRVVLVRAIVHPVDATIGQFQRIAEGDLTGRIEVTSDNEMGKLAAALRKMQDSLISTVNIVRQGTESIDTGVSEIAAGNTDLSQRTEEQAASLEETAASIEELTSTVKQTAENAKQASSLAQGASGLAAQGGELTQQVVGTMNHMVADSRRIADIVGVIEGIAFQTNILALNAAVEAARAGEQGRGFAVVASEVRSLAQRSAGAAKEIKTLIDDSNARVQTGAQLVERSGTTMTEIVNAIARVSAIMGEIAAAATEQSTGIDQVNLAVAQMDEVTQQNAALVEQAAAAASSLEDQARRLTAAVAVFRTDTSAVGGRARPAANVAAGARRVEPVAA from the coding sequence ATGTTGACCAAGCTGTCCATCCGCGCCTGTCTAACCCTGATGATTGCCTTCTTCGGCATCGTCTTGCTGATCGGGGCGGCGGCCGGGCTGCTCTCGCTGCGCGCCAGTAACGACTCGCTGCAGCAGATGTACACGGTGGATACGCCCGCGGTCGCCGATCTCGAAGGCAGCGCCGGCCAGTTGCTGCGCCTGCGCCTCGCGCTGGCTACCTACGCATCGCTGGTCGACCTGAACGACCAGGATGGCGCCTCGGCGGTCCTGCAGCGCTTCGATCAGTATCTGAAGGTGTCGAACGACCGCCTTGCTCATTATGTGAGCCGCGCCGGTTCGGACGACGACGAACAGCGCCTCATCAAGGATATGACGGACAAGCGCGACATCTTCCTGCACGAAGGCGTCGAACCGGCAATGGCCGCGCTGAAGTCCGGCGACAAGCCAACCTTCCAGCAACTGCAGGCGCATAAGCTGCCTTCGCTCTACAACGCGTACGAAAAGTCGATGCTCACGCTGGAGCAACTGCAACTGGACCATGGCGCGCAACGCTATCAGGACGCGCAGGACCGCTTCTTTGCGGTGAGCGTCGCGGTTGCGGTGGGCATGGTGCTGGCGCTGGTGTTCTCGTGGCTTGGGCGGGTGGTGCTGGTGCGGGCTATCGTCCATCCCGTGGATGCGACGATCGGACAGTTTCAGCGTATCGCCGAAGGTGACCTGACAGGCCGCATCGAAGTCACCAGCGACAACGAAATGGGCAAGCTGGCCGCCGCGCTGCGCAAGATGCAGGACTCGCTGATCTCGACGGTCAATATCGTTCGTCAGGGCACCGAATCGATCGATACCGGCGTCAGCGAAATCGCCGCCGGCAACACCGATCTGTCGCAGCGTACCGAAGAGCAGGCGGCTTCGCTCGAGGAGACCGCCGCGAGCATTGAGGAACTTACCTCCACCGTCAAGCAGACCGCCGAGAACGCCAAGCAGGCGAGTTCGCTCGCACAGGGCGCGTCGGGCCTGGCGGCGCAGGGTGGCGAGCTGACCCAGCAGGTTGTCGGCACGATGAATCACATGGTCGCCGATTCGCGCCGGATTGCCGACATTGTCGGCGTGATCGAAGGCATCGCGTTCCAGACCAATATTCTCGCGCTCAACGCCGCGGTCGAAGCGGCCCGCGCCGGCGAACAGGGTCGCGGCTTCGCGGTGGTCGCGAGCGAAGTGCGCTCGCTCGCGCAGCGTAGCGCGGGCGCGGCCAAAGAGATCAAGACGCTGATCGACGATTCGAATGCGCGCGTGCAAACCGGCGCGCAACTGGTCGAACGTTCGGGCACGACGATGACCGAGATCGTCAACGCGATCGCGCGTGTGAGCGCGATCATGGGCGAGATCGCCGCCGCTGCGACGGAGCAGAGCACCGGCATCGATCAGGTCAACCTTGCGGTCGCGCAGATGGACGAAGTCACGCAGCAGAACGCTGCGCTTGTCGAACAGGCTGCGGCCGCCGCCAGCTCGCTGGAAGATCAGGCGCGTCGTTTGACGGCGGCGGTCGCGGTGTTCCGTACGGATACGTCGGCCGTGGGTGGCCGCGCGCGGCCGGCGGCGAATGTAGCTGCAGGTGCGCGTCGGGTGGAACCGGTCGCGGCTTAG
- a CDS encoding DUF4239 domain-containing protein, which yields MYEIGSALLVFVLLLIGTGTGVVVRPLLPEEHKAHETVQLIQLVIGMLVTFAALVLGLMTASAKTAFDTVGNDFRTYSADLIQLNATLREYGADANEVRQLLRAYTAAAIASTWPTEAHPPGDYYPKDIPVENNTDKLEDTRLGDMLNLAGQKLRQMSAPDTFHQRLLDRSIEQFETIMQARWKLIEEAHSTISQPFFKTLTFWLFVIFLSFGLIAPRNALALVTITLGALSIASAVYVIVDLDTPFTGPIVISSQPMRDALEHLNR from the coding sequence ATGTACGAGATTGGATCGGCCTTGCTGGTGTTCGTGCTGCTTCTGATCGGCACGGGGACGGGCGTGGTGGTAAGACCCTTGCTGCCGGAGGAGCACAAGGCCCACGAAACGGTTCAGCTCATCCAGCTGGTGATCGGCATGCTCGTCACCTTTGCGGCCCTGGTGCTGGGGCTGATGACGGCGTCCGCGAAAACGGCCTTCGATACGGTCGGCAACGACTTTCGTACCTACTCCGCGGACCTGATCCAGCTCAACGCCACCTTGCGTGAATATGGCGCGGACGCGAACGAGGTGCGTCAACTGCTGCGCGCCTACACGGCAGCGGCCATCGCCAGCACCTGGCCGACCGAAGCGCACCCGCCCGGCGACTACTATCCGAAAGACATCCCGGTGGAGAACAACACCGACAAGCTGGAGGACACCCGGCTCGGCGACATGCTCAACCTTGCCGGCCAGAAGCTGCGCCAGATGTCGGCGCCGGACACTTTTCACCAGCGGCTGCTGGACCGCAGCATCGAACAATTCGAAACCATCATGCAGGCGCGCTGGAAGCTGATCGAGGAAGCGCACAGCACGATCTCCCAGCCGTTCTTCAAAACGCTGACGTTCTGGCTGTTCGTCATTTTCCTGAGCTTCGGCCTGATCGCGCCGCGCAATGCGCTGGCGCTGGTGACGATCACGCTTGGGGCGTTGTCGATCGCGTCGGCGGTGTACGTGATCGTCGATCTGGATACGCCGTTCACCGGTCCCATTGTGATTTCGAGCCAGCCGATGCGCGACGCGCTGGAACATCTGAACCGCTAG
- a CDS encoding Leu/Phe/Val dehydrogenase, with translation MDRLTTTAAGTLFGLHGEPAHERIVLATDAASGLQAIVAVYSTARGPAFGGCRYWQYASDHEAYNDALRLSQGMAFKNALADLPFGGGKAVILRSPAALDRAALFKAFGRLVQSLEGIYITAEDVGTTADDMRAVQGETRYVSGIPRANDVYGGNPSPRTAYGVFVGLLAAVEAALGRTTLDGVSVAVQGLGSVGWDLCERLHQAGAQLIVSDIDAGKTALAQQRFNARVVATAEITGVEADVFAPCALGGSITESVAAQCRFKVVAGGANNQLISLAEGDVLHRRGIFYAPDFLVNAGGIISCVREYEGSGEEQAVLAEVAKIGPRVFELAERVKATGVAPARAAVAWAREKMVAC, from the coding sequence ATGGACCGACTGACGACCACCGCCGCCGGCACGCTCTTTGGACTGCATGGCGAACCCGCTCACGAACGCATCGTGCTCGCCACCGACGCCGCTTCCGGATTGCAAGCTATCGTCGCCGTCTACAGCACGGCGCGCGGCCCCGCATTCGGCGGCTGCCGCTACTGGCAATACGCATCGGACCACGAGGCGTACAACGACGCGCTGCGCCTGTCGCAAGGCATGGCGTTCAAGAACGCGCTTGCCGACCTGCCGTTCGGCGGCGGCAAGGCCGTGATCCTGCGCAGCCCGGCAGCGCTCGACCGCGCGGCGCTGTTCAAGGCGTTCGGCCGGCTGGTGCAATCGCTGGAAGGCATTTACATCACCGCCGAGGACGTCGGCACGACCGCCGACGACATGCGCGCGGTGCAAGGCGAGACCCGCTACGTGAGCGGCATTCCGCGCGCCAACGACGTGTATGGCGGCAACCCGTCGCCGCGCACGGCTTACGGCGTGTTCGTCGGTCTGCTGGCTGCCGTGGAAGCGGCGCTTGGGCGCACGACGCTCGACGGCGTGTCGGTGGCGGTGCAAGGGCTCGGCTCGGTGGGCTGGGACCTGTGCGAGCGTCTGCATCAGGCGGGCGCGCAACTGATCGTGTCGGACATCGACGCCGGCAAAACCGCGCTCGCGCAACAACGCTTCAACGCACGTGTGGTGGCGACGGCGGAGATTACCGGTGTCGAAGCGGACGTCTTCGCACCTTGCGCGCTCGGCGGATCGATTACGGAATCGGTCGCGGCGCAATGCCGGTTCAAGGTGGTGGCGGGCGGCGCCAACAACCAGTTGATCTCGCTGGCCGAAGGCGATGTCCTGCATCGACGCGGTATTTTCTATGCGCCGGACTTCCTCGTGAACGCGGGCGGCATCATCAGTTGCGTGCGGGAATATGAAGGCTCCGGCGAAGAGCAGGCCGTGCTCGCCGAAGTCGCGAAGATCGGTCCGCGCGTCTTCGAACTGGCGGAGCGCGTGAAGGCAACCGGTGTGGCGCCGGCGCGTGCCGCAGTGGCATGGGCGCGTGAAAAGATGGTGGCCTGCTGA
- a CDS encoding Lrp/AsnC family transcriptional regulator: MKLDAIDQRILRELRSDGRLSNAKLAERVGLSATPCWNRVRALEEAGVIEGYAALLNQKALGLPDTVIIEVTLDKHDERTLERFGQALADLPEVVEAFLVSGEYDYLIKVAVAGTEGYESFLRRKLYRLPGFQNSRSIFALRCLKRSISVEP, translated from the coding sequence ATGAAGCTCGACGCGATCGATCAGCGGATCCTGCGCGAACTGCGCAGCGACGGCCGCCTGTCCAACGCCAAACTGGCCGAGCGCGTCGGCCTGTCGGCGACGCCTTGCTGGAACCGGGTGCGTGCGCTCGAAGAAGCCGGCGTGATCGAAGGCTATGCGGCGCTGCTGAATCAGAAAGCGCTGGGTTTGCCCGACACCGTCATCATCGAGGTGACGCTCGACAAGCACGACGAGCGCACGCTGGAGCGCTTCGGCCAGGCGCTGGCGGATCTGCCGGAGGTGGTCGAGGCGTTTCTGGTGTCCGGCGAGTACGACTATCTGATCAAGGTGGCGGTGGCGGGCACCGAAGGGTATGAATCGTTCCTGCGCCGCAAGCTATACCGGCTGCCGGGCTTTCAGAACAGCCGCTCGATCTTCGCGCTGCGCTGCCTGAAGCGATCCATTTCGGTTGAGCCTTGA
- a CDS encoding LysR substrate-binding domain-containing protein, giving the protein MPRNLDTSLLRTFVTVARGASMTTAAHALHVTQGAVSQQIKRLESCLGLALFERARSGLKLTEAGERLLDNAERLIELNDRIWTDMRGTAFAGEVRIGVPYDLVDGWLAGILKSFAQRYPQVELSLVCLASPQLLGALNAGEVDLAIVEQRVGEPGGECLRVEPLQWVGAPGGSAYLKRPLAVSIVSDTCAFRPAIFDALRLHGVPWRTVFENANLDATRATVRMDMAVTAWLDSTVPADLQVLPREAGLPSLPEFAIHLHLPAVPLAAPVQEMVRFIREGFAAAAPEGVATASAVPQGSTEMDRFRQRSAKIERLF; this is encoded by the coding sequence ATGCCCCGCAACCTGGATACGAGCCTGCTGCGAACCTTCGTGACTGTCGCGCGCGGCGCCAGCATGACGACGGCGGCCCATGCCCTGCACGTGACGCAAGGGGCGGTCAGCCAGCAGATCAAGCGTCTGGAGTCCTGCCTGGGGTTGGCGCTGTTCGAGCGGGCGCGGAGCGGTCTGAAGCTCACCGAAGCCGGCGAGCGGCTGCTCGACAATGCGGAGCGGCTAATCGAGCTGAACGATCGGATCTGGACCGACATGCGCGGCACGGCCTTCGCCGGCGAGGTGCGGATCGGTGTGCCGTACGATCTGGTCGACGGCTGGTTGGCGGGCATCCTGAAGTCGTTTGCGCAACGCTATCCGCAGGTCGAGCTTTCGCTGGTGTGTCTCGCCTCGCCGCAACTCCTCGGCGCGCTGAATGCCGGTGAAGTCGATCTCGCGATCGTCGAGCAGCGCGTGGGCGAACCTGGCGGCGAGTGTTTGCGTGTCGAGCCCTTGCAATGGGTGGGCGCGCCGGGCGGCAGCGCTTACTTGAAGCGGCCGCTCGCGGTGTCGATCGTGAGCGATACCTGCGCTTTCCGGCCGGCGATTTTCGATGCGCTGCGTCTGCACGGCGTGCCCTGGCGGACCGTCTTCGAAAACGCCAATCTCGACGCAACCCGTGCGACGGTGCGGATGGATATGGCCGTGACGGCGTGGCTCGATTCGACGGTGCCGGCCGACTTGCAGGTCCTGCCGCGCGAGGCCGGGCTGCCCAGCCTGCCTGAGTTTGCGATTCATCTCCACCTGCCTGCGGTTCCGCTCGCCGCGCCCGTGCAGGAGATGGTGCGCTTCATCCGCGAAGGGTTCGCGGCTGCGGCGCCAGAGGGCGTAGCGACGGCTTCCGCGGTTCCTCAAGGCTCAACCGAAATGGATCGCTTCAGGCAGCGCAGCGCGAAGATCGAGCGGCTGTTCTGA
- a CDS encoding LysE family translocator: MSEMLFSLLLFVIVATITPGGATTLATASGAQFGFRRSMPLMGGIALGLASLAALAAAGLAGLLHALPVLQVVMKVAGSAYLLWLAWKIGTSGPPNLQAKAAQKPASLIGGALLLWLNPKGWAMALGAAASFAALTSNPLRLAMILGSAFGLAAIVSLTLWCVAGVMLRRALRTERHWRIANAILGLLLAASIAPIWLA, translated from the coding sequence ATGTCTGAAATGCTGTTTTCCCTGCTTCTGTTCGTGATCGTCGCCACGATCACGCCCGGCGGAGCGACGACCCTCGCCACCGCCTCCGGCGCGCAGTTCGGCTTCAGACGCAGCATGCCGTTGATGGGCGGCATCGCGCTCGGCCTGGCCTCGCTCGCGGCGCTCGCTGCGGCCGGGCTGGCCGGCCTGCTGCATGCGCTGCCGGTCCTGCAGGTCGTGATGAAGGTGGCGGGGTCGGCGTATCTGTTGTGGCTCGCGTGGAAGATCGGCACGAGCGGTCCGCCGAACCTCCAGGCCAAAGCCGCGCAGAAGCCGGCCAGCCTGATTGGCGGCGCGTTGCTGCTGTGGCTGAATCCGAAGGGATGGGCCATGGCGCTCGGCGCGGCGGCTTCGTTCGCCGCCTTGACCTCGAACCCGCTGCGCCTCGCCATGATCCTCGGCTCGGCCTTCGGCCTCGCGGCCATCGTGTCCCTCACGCTGTGGTGCGTCGCGGGCGTCATGCTGAGGCGGGCGTTGCGCACCGAGCGGCACTGGCGGATCGCCAACGCCATCCTCGGTTTGCTGCTTGCCGCGTCGATCGCGCCAATCTGGCTCGCATAG
- a CDS encoding peptide ABC transporter substrate-binding protein — translation MKLSHSLTAVLSALTLTFAGTVLAVTVPPGTTLAAKQELTRQVPTEVESLDPAHIESWTGDTIGLDLFEGLTRISASGAVVPGVAESWTRTAPDTWVFKLRHDAKWSNGQPVTAADFVYAWQRVLDPKTGSKYTILLEFVKNAKAILAGKAPLTSLAARAVDPYTLEVKTEVPAAFFTELTAMPAMAPVNKATVDKFGDSWTRPGNLVSNGPYTLTDWEPNNRIVMVKDNNYWNAQHVVITKVTYVPVESDETAMRMYQSGQIDYTYSIPSGIYAQVSKQFGTELKTGVQLATYFYSLNNSDPAFHDPRVRQALSMVIDRDLLTSKLTQAGEVPMYGLISKGTKGAAVYTPDWASWPMAKRVDYARGLMKAAGYSDANPLTFTLTYNTNDLHKKVALFSTSEWRTKLGVNAKLENVEYKVLLSERHAGKVQASRDGWFVDYNDAMSYFDQLHCGGVQNDLHFCDPKVDALVDQANAQLDDAKRTALLTQAHNLAMSETPLIALFQYSADRLVKPYVGGYLPTNYVDQRASQDMYLLAH, via the coding sequence ATGAAACTGTCGCATTCCCTTACCGCGGTGCTCTCAGCGCTGACGCTCACTTTTGCCGGCACAGTCCTGGCGGTCACGGTGCCGCCCGGCACCACGCTTGCCGCCAAGCAGGAGTTGACGCGTCAGGTGCCGACCGAAGTCGAATCGCTCGACCCCGCGCACATCGAATCGTGGACAGGCGATACCATCGGCCTCGACCTGTTCGAAGGCCTCACCCGCATCAGCGCCTCCGGCGCGGTCGTGCCGGGCGTTGCGGAGTCGTGGACGCGTACTGCGCCCGACACCTGGGTGTTCAAGCTGCGTCATGACGCTAAGTGGAGCAATGGTCAGCCGGTGACCGCGGCAGATTTCGTCTACGCGTGGCAACGCGTGCTCGATCCGAAGACGGGTTCCAAATATACGATCCTGCTGGAATTCGTGAAGAACGCCAAGGCGATCCTCGCCGGCAAAGCGCCGCTTACCTCGCTGGCCGCGCGGGCAGTCGACCCGTACACGCTCGAGGTCAAGACTGAAGTGCCGGCCGCTTTCTTCACCGAACTGACCGCCATGCCGGCCATGGCACCGGTGAACAAGGCAACGGTGGACAAGTTCGGGGATAGCTGGACGCGCCCGGGCAACCTGGTGAGCAACGGTCCATACACGCTGACCGATTGGGAACCGAATAACCGCATCGTGATGGTCAAGGACAACAACTACTGGAACGCGCAACACGTGGTGATCACGAAAGTCACCTACGTACCGGTGGAAAGCGACGAGACAGCAATGCGCATGTACCAGTCCGGCCAGATCGACTATACGTATTCGATCCCGTCGGGCATCTACGCCCAGGTCAGCAAGCAGTTCGGCACGGAACTCAAGACCGGCGTGCAGCTTGCGACGTACTTCTATAGCCTGAACAACAGCGATCCTGCCTTCCATGACCCGCGTGTGAGACAGGCGCTTTCGATGGTGATCGACCGTGACCTGCTCACCTCGAAACTCACTCAGGCGGGCGAAGTGCCGATGTACGGGCTGATCTCCAAAGGCACCAAGGGTGCCGCCGTCTACACCCCCGACTGGGCAAGCTGGCCGATGGCCAAACGCGTGGATTATGCGCGCGGCCTGATGAAGGCAGCGGGCTATTCCGATGCCAACCCGCTCACTTTCACCCTCACGTACAACACGAACGACCTGCACAAGAAAGTGGCGCTCTTCTCCACCTCGGAATGGCGCACCAAGCTGGGCGTGAATGCGAAGCTGGAGAACGTCGAATACAAAGTGCTGCTGAGCGAGCGCCATGCGGGCAAGGTGCAAGCCTCGCGCGATGGCTGGTTCGTCGACTATAACGACGCGATGTCGTACTTCGATCAGCTCCACTGCGGCGGCGTGCAGAACGACCTGCATTTCTGCGACCCGAAGGTCGACGCGCTGGTCGACCAGGCCAACGCGCAACTCGACGATGCGAAACGCACCGCGCTGCTGACGCAGGCGCACAATCTGGCCATGAGCGAAACACCGCTGATCGCCCTGTTCCAGTACTCGGCGGACCGGCTCGTGAAGCCTTACGTGGGCGGCTATCTGCCGACCAACTATGTCGATCAGCGCGCCTCGCAGGACATGTACCTGCTGGCGCACTAA
- a CDS encoding ABC transporter permease subunit encodes MLAYALRRTLWVIPTVLAVITVCYLMLHATPGGPFDTEKHLSAATLANLNAKYHLDQPLWKQYLLYLDALLHGDLGPSVRYVDWSVNDLVGKALPVSLGVGGLSVPIALVIGVLLGTAAAVRRDGITDRIVMLLGNVGNVIPPFVLGPVLVWVFAILLKRSDGHGWLPAGGWGDGGWRYRVLPMALLVIINVSSIARVMRGSMIEVLSGNFIRTARAKGMPGHVIVLRHALKPALMPVVSLLGSICISSITAAVVTESVFALPGLGQLVVDGAINRDYTLVLGLVVLTTVAAVVFNLLVDLAYAWLDPRIRY; translated from the coding sequence ATGCTCGCCTACGCGCTGCGCCGCACCTTATGGGTCATTCCGACCGTTCTTGCCGTGATTACGGTGTGCTATCTGATGTTGCACGCGACGCCCGGCGGTCCGTTCGACACCGAAAAGCATCTGTCCGCGGCGACCCTCGCAAACCTCAACGCGAAATATCACCTCGACCAGCCGCTCTGGAAGCAGTACCTGCTGTATCTGGACGCGCTGCTGCATGGCGACCTCGGGCCGTCGGTCCGCTATGTGGACTGGTCGGTCAACGATCTGGTCGGCAAGGCGCTGCCGGTGAGTCTCGGCGTGGGCGGCCTGTCGGTGCCGATCGCGCTGGTGATCGGCGTGCTGCTCGGCACCGCGGCCGCGGTGCGCCGCGACGGCATCACCGATCGCATCGTGATGCTGCTCGGCAACGTCGGCAACGTGATTCCGCCGTTCGTGCTCGGCCCCGTGCTGGTGTGGGTGTTTGCGATTCTGCTCAAGCGCTCCGACGGTCACGGCTGGCTGCCCGCCGGCGGCTGGGGCGACGGCGGCTGGCGCTACCGCGTGCTGCCGATGGCGCTGCTGGTGATCATCAACGTCTCGTCGATTGCGCGGGTCATGCGCGGCAGCATGATCGAAGTGCTGTCGGGCAACTTCATCCGCACCGCACGCGCGAAGGGCATGCCCGGTCACGTGATCGTGCTGCGGCATGCGCTCAAGCCGGCCTTGATGCCGGTGGTGTCGCTGCTCGGTTCGATCTGCATTTCGTCGATTACCGCCGCCGTGGTCACGGAGTCGGTGTTTGCGCTGCCGGGTCTCGGGCAACTGGTGGTGGACGGCGCCATCAACCGCGACTACACGCTGGTACTCGGGCTCGTGGTGCTGACGACCGTCGCGGCCGTCGTGTTCAACCTGCTCGTCGATCTGGCATACGCGTGGCTCGATCCGCGCATCCGCTATTGA
- a CDS encoding ABC transporter permease → MNTSPSTTASTANAAPRRSRSPLELAFRQFLRNRAALASLVILGIIVIACFVGPLFLTNDPAANDWGAISIPPTLLGQHWFGTDELGRDLLVRTLAGGRVSLEVGLLGTLVSGLIGVAWGATSGYIGGRTDAVMMRIVDMMYAIPYMLIAILMMTLLGRAFYLVVLTISAFSWLDMARVVRGQTLSLRTREFIDAARATGVSTPGIILRHIVPNLLGVVVVYATVTVPGIVLTESVLSFLGLGVQEPMTSWGVLINDGAQKLESMPWLLLCPAVMLCVTLYCVNFVGDGLRDALDTKER, encoded by the coding sequence ATGAACACTTCCCCTTCCACCACAGCATCGACGGCCAACGCCGCCCCGCGGCGCTCGCGCAGTCCGCTCGAACTGGCCTTCCGGCAGTTTCTGCGCAACCGTGCCGCGCTCGCCAGCCTCGTGATCCTCGGGATCATCGTCATTGCCTGTTTCGTGGGCCCACTGTTCCTGACTAACGACCCCGCCGCCAACGACTGGGGCGCCATCAGCATTCCGCCCACGCTGCTCGGCCAGCACTGGTTCGGCACCGACGAGCTCGGCCGCGATCTGCTGGTGCGTACGCTCGCCGGCGGACGCGTGTCGCTCGAGGTCGGACTGCTCGGTACGCTGGTGTCCGGTTTGATCGGCGTCGCGTGGGGCGCTACGTCCGGCTATATCGGCGGACGGACCGACGCGGTGATGATGCGCATCGTCGACATGATGTATGCGATTCCCTACATGCTGATCGCCATCCTGATGATGACGCTGCTCGGCCGCGCCTTCTACCTGGTGGTGCTGACGATCAGCGCGTTCTCGTGGCTCGACATGGCGCGCGTGGTGCGCGGCCAGACGCTGTCGCTGCGCACCCGCGAGTTCATCGACGCGGCCCGTGCCACCGGCGTGAGCACGCCAGGCATCATCCTGCGCCACATCGTGCCGAATCTGCTCGGCGTGGTGGTGGTGTACGCAACGGTGACGGTGCCGGGCATCGTGCTGACCGAATCGGTGCTGTCGTTTCTCGGCCTCGGCGTGCAAGAACCAATGACCAGTTGGGGCGTGCTGATCAACGACGGCGCGCAAAAACTGGAGTCGATGCCGTGGCTGCTGCTGTGCCCGGCGGTGATGCTGTGCGTCACGCTGTACTGCGTGAACTTTGTCGGCGACGGGCTGCGCGACGCGCTCGATACCAAGGAGCGGTGA